The following are encoded together in the Strix aluco isolate bStrAlu1 chromosome 13, bStrAlu1.hap1, whole genome shotgun sequence genome:
- the LOC141929277 gene encoding ovomucoid-like — protein MSTMKITGAFLLLTLAALCLANAAKENEVDCSEYKRLERGRPIYCERLYQPFCGSDGKTYNNKCSFCKAVLRSRGALHMKQAGAC, from the exons ATGTCTACCATGAAGATAACAGGCGCCTTTTTGCTCCTCACACTGGCAGCTCTTTGCTTAGCAA ATGCTGCCAAAGAGAATGAG GTAGACTGCAGTGAATACAAGAGGTTAGAGAGAGGAAGACCTATTTACTGCGAAAGACTCTATCAACCTTTTTGCGGCTCTGACGGGAAAACGTATAACAACAAATGTTCTTTCTGCAAAGCAGTTCT GCGAAGTAGAGGTGCCTTACATATGAAGCAAGCAGGGGCATGCTGA